From a single Sediminibacterium sp. KACHI17 genomic region:
- a CDS encoding TolC family protein, whose amino-acid sequence MKRTYSYISLIGWMIILFACKVPAITSKQENTTVPSTYGNTSDTANMVTIPWRNYFDDPDLISLIDTALRNNQELNIMLQEIEISKNEVMQRKGEYKPFVNLGAGVAADRAGKYTWDGFSEEDLKANPDKGPKYIGDFRVGAFFSWELDVWKKLRNAQKSAVMQFLSAVEGRNFMVTNIIAEIADAYYELIALDNQLEIIQQNIALQSNVLKVIKQQKEAAKVTQLAVNRFEAQLLNTENLRFAIAQQITENENRIRFLTGSYAPVIKRNAARFNQMEFKEMQTGIPSQLLVNRPDVRQAELELEAAKINVQVARANFYPSFRMEAGLGFQAFNPLYVIQPASIVYNLAGDMVAPLINKNAITATYYNANAQQIQAVYKYEQQIINAYTEVLNQLAKAKNYEKSHETKAKEVEILLQSVNISNSLFNSARADYLEVLLTQKEALASKMELIEIRKEQLSAKVNMYKALGGGWN is encoded by the coding sequence ATGAAACGAACGTATAGTTATATATCACTCATCGGTTGGATGATCATATTGTTCGCTTGTAAAGTGCCTGCTATCACCAGCAAGCAAGAGAATACCACTGTTCCGTCTACCTACGGAAATACAAGTGATACTGCTAATATGGTTACAATACCATGGAGAAATTATTTTGATGATCCCGATCTCATTTCACTGATCGATACCGCATTGCGGAATAATCAGGAACTGAATATCATGCTTCAGGAAATTGAGATCAGCAAGAATGAAGTGATGCAGCGAAAAGGGGAATACAAACCCTTTGTAAATCTAGGTGCAGGTGTAGCAGCCGACAGAGCGGGCAAGTACACTTGGGATGGATTTTCAGAAGAAGACCTGAAAGCTAATCCTGATAAAGGTCCTAAGTATATCGGTGATTTCAGGGTCGGTGCTTTCTTTTCATGGGAGCTGGATGTATGGAAGAAATTACGCAACGCACAAAAATCAGCAGTCATGCAATTTCTTTCAGCTGTAGAGGGAAGAAATTTTATGGTGACGAATATCATCGCCGAGATCGCAGATGCTTATTATGAATTGATAGCACTGGATAATCAGTTAGAGATCATTCAACAGAACATCGCGCTACAAAGCAATGTGCTAAAAGTGATCAAACAACAAAAAGAGGCAGCAAAAGTTACGCAGCTTGCGGTGAATCGATTTGAAGCACAATTACTCAATACTGAGAACCTACGTTTTGCTATTGCACAACAGATCACCGAAAATGAAAACAGGATCCGCTTTCTTACCGGTTCTTATGCACCTGTGATCAAAAGAAACGCAGCTCGTTTCAATCAGATGGAGTTTAAGGAAATGCAAACAGGTATTCCTTCACAGTTGCTGGTGAACAGACCAGATGTTCGGCAAGCAGAACTGGAATTGGAAGCTGCTAAGATCAATGTACAGGTGGCAAGGGCGAATTTTTATCCATCATTCAGAATGGAGGCTGGACTTGGGTTTCAGGCTTTTAATCCATTGTATGTGATACAACCTGCATCCATTGTTTACAATCTGGCGGGTGATATGGTAGCACCGTTAATAAATAAGAATGCTATCACCGCCACCTATTACAATGCCAATGCACAACAAATACAGGCTGTTTACAAATATGAACAGCAAATAATCAATGCTTATACGGAAGTCCTGAATCAATTGGCAAAAGCAAAAAACTATGAGAAGAGCCATGAAACAAAAGCAAAAGAAGTAGAGATCTTATTGCAGTCTGTCAATATCTCTAATAGTCTTTTCAATTCGGCAAGAGCTGATTATCTCGAAGTTTTATTGACACAGAAAGAGGCATTGGCTTCAAAGATGGAATTGATCGAGATCAGAAAAGAGCAATTGAGCGCTAAAGTAAATATGTATAAAGCCCTCGGTGGAGGGTGGAATTAA
- a CDS encoding alpha/beta hydrolase, giving the protein MRIKNFLAMALLACMIHVVEAQEVIKLYEGKAPGSESWTWSEAYIEKTAWNTPVVYNVSEPTLTVIKPEAGKANGTSVVICPGGGFFALSIENEGLGVARWLASKGVTCFVLKYRLAKASGDDPIKDFNASFGDKDLQAKQMASVPMAIADGKQAITYVRKNAAQLGVDPNKIGIMGFSAGGTVAGSAGFGYTPANRPDFVAPIYAFLPPEMQGTVAADAPPMFIAVASDDQIGLQTHSVALYTKWNNAKRSAELHVYNKGGHGFGIRKQQQPSDAWADQLAAWMEYQGLLKK; this is encoded by the coding sequence ATGCGTATAAAAAACTTTTTAGCAATGGCTTTACTGGCATGCATGATTCATGTCGTAGAAGCGCAAGAAGTGATCAAGCTTTATGAAGGCAAAGCACCCGGCTCAGAAAGCTGGACCTGGTCTGAAGCGTATATCGAAAAGACAGCATGGAATACGCCTGTTGTATATAATGTGTCAGAGCCCACACTTACAGTGATTAAACCGGAAGCAGGAAAAGCGAATGGAACATCGGTAGTGATTTGTCCTGGAGGAGGATTTTTTGCATTATCGATCGAAAATGAAGGGTTGGGTGTGGCAAGATGGTTGGCTTCAAAAGGAGTAACCTGTTTTGTTTTAAAATATCGATTGGCAAAAGCATCAGGTGATGATCCGATCAAAGATTTCAATGCTTCATTTGGCGATAAGGATTTGCAAGCTAAACAAATGGCATCCGTTCCGATGGCCATTGCTGATGGAAAGCAGGCGATCACTTATGTAAGAAAAAATGCAGCACAGCTAGGAGTTGATCCCAATAAAATTGGGATCATGGGCTTTTCTGCGGGTGGAACCGTAGCCGGTTCAGCAGGTTTTGGCTATACTCCCGCCAACAGACCCGATTTTGTGGCTCCTATTTATGCCTTCCTTCCTCCGGAAATGCAAGGAACAGTTGCGGCAGATGCGCCACCTATGTTTATCGCAGTGGCATCCGACGATCAAATTGGACTACAAACACATAGTGTAGCATTATATACAAAATGGAACAATGCCAAACGATCGGCTGAGTTGCATGTATATAATAAAGGTGGACATGGTTTCGGCATTCGAAAGCAACAACAGCCTTCCGATGCATGGGCAGATCAGTTAGCAGCATGGATGGAGTATCAGGGGCTGCTTAAAAAATAG
- the rplM gene encoding 50S ribosomal protein L13, protein MSKLHFTTKHANAATVQHNWYVVDGTNQTVGRIASKIASVLRGKNKAYYTPHVDCGDYVIVINAEKVVFTGNKFEDKQYINFSGYPGGKKEEAAQDLIKRRPEVIMERAVKGMLPKNRLGRKMIKKLFVYAGSAHPHTAQQPKELKF, encoded by the coding sequence ATGAGTAAACTTCATTTCACTACGAAGCATGCGAATGCGGCTACCGTACAGCACAACTGGTACGTTGTGGACGGTACTAATCAAACCGTAGGACGTATTGCCTCAAAGATCGCTTCTGTTCTTCGTGGTAAGAACAAGGCTTATTACACACCACACGTTGATTGTGGTGACTACGTAATTGTTATCAATGCTGAAAAAGTTGTTTTCACAGGTAACAAGTTCGAAGACAAACAATACATCAACTTCTCTGGTTACCCAGGTGGTAAGAAAGAAGAAGCTGCACAGGATTTGATCAAGCGTCGTCCGGAAGTTATTATGGAGAGAGCTGTAAAAGGTATGCTCCCTAAGAATCGTCTGGGTCGTAAAATGATCAAGAAATTGTTTGTGTATGCAGGTAGTGCACATCCGCACACTGCTCAACAGCCAAAAGAACTGAAGTTCTAA
- the rpsI gene encoding 30S ribosomal protein S9, translating into MEKQKNAVGRRKEAVTRVFISKGDGKITVNDKDYKEYFPLVYLQNQVEAPLKTAEVFGKYDVVINAQGGGLKGQAEAAKLGIARALLEISAEFRPSLKAAGQLKRDPRGVERKKFGHKKARRSYQFSKR; encoded by the coding sequence ATGGAAAAACAAAAAAACGCAGTTGGTCGCCGTAAAGAAGCTGTTACCCGTGTCTTCATCAGCAAGGGTGATGGTAAGATCACTGTAAACGATAAAGATTACAAAGAATATTTTCCGCTGGTATACCTGCAGAATCAGGTAGAAGCTCCTTTGAAAACTGCTGAAGTATTTGGTAAATATGATGTAGTGATCAATGCACAAGGTGGTGGTCTGAAAGGCCAGGCCGAAGCAGCTAAATTGGGTATTGCTCGTGCATTACTAGAGATCAGTGCTGAGTTCCGTCCTTCATTGAAGGCTGCCGGACAACTGAAGCGTGATCCACGTGGTGTTGAACGTAAGAAATTCGGTCACAAGAAAGCACGTAGAAGCTACCAGTTCAGTAAGCGTTAA